DNA sequence from the Malus sylvestris chromosome 10, drMalSylv7.2, whole genome shotgun sequence genome:
GTGAAAGGAAAACGAAGCTTGTGTTTTTTTCTAGGGGATGAGAATGCATTGTTTTGTTGGCATGAATTTGAATAGATAAAACACAATATTACGTGACACATTCTACCTTATATGTTAAAGTTGCCTGGGAAGTTGGACAAATAGCCttctttttaaaataatatgcCACAAGGTAAACGAAGAGAGCAAAGAAGAATTAATACACAAGGTACGTTTTCTGAATTCGGTGATGATCCTGAGGATCCTCACTCACTGGGGGCtattaagtttttgtttttatttcagcGATATATGTAGCCACTCGAGAGCTAGGATCAAACCACTTTTGAGCCCCCTCAAGCAGTATTCGAACCAACCTCGAGGAAGCAAAATGGAATTCCAGTCAGAGCTTGTTCACCTAGGCGAAATGATGGAAAGAGTGAGCCCATTGGAAGCAGGATCAGTTGTAGACTCATTGATTGGGGCAACTCTTCGTACAGCAAATATTGCCGGTTGCTTTGGTTCAGGAAGATCTATCGATTCACTTCCTAGCAATACGACCACAGTTGACATTGTAGGTCTCTCTGCAGGGTCTTCCTGGACACACAAAAGACCAATATGCATGCACTTCAAACCCTCGGCTGTTGGGCAAGTTTCCATCAACAAAGGCTCAATAAATTCCAACTGTTTTCCGTCCTTCCATAACCTCCATGCCTATCAATTATTTAAGCtgcaaaatattttaatttcacaGAAATTAAGTTAAGTAATCAAAGTGGACAAAGAAACGTACATATGCAAGGAGTGTCTTGGCATGTTCTGTGAGATAGAACCCACTATTCCTTTTCCCACTAATAATCTCTAGCAAGATTACACCAAAGCTGAAGACATCAGATTTGACCGAGAATAGACCCTCCATTGCGTACTCTGGAGCCATATAACCGCTGTTTCAAGAATCGAGTATAAGCATTAGCATGTTCTAAAGATAAATATGGGAGCTGTAAGAAGCAAACTCACAGTGTTCCTACAACTCTTTTAGTGTTAGCTGTGTTCTGGCTCTCACAAAATATCCTTGCCATGCCAAAGTCTGATATTTTGGCAACCATTTCATAGTCCAACAGTACGTTGCTAGGCTTTAAATCCCTGTGAATGATTTTAAGCCGCGAGTCCTCGTGAAGATACAAAAGCCCTCTAGCAATGCCATCAATAATGTTGTAATAAATTTTCCAATTGAGTTCTGCTCGTCTTTCCAAATCTGAAAATTTAGTACAATTTATCATGTGAAGTGTCCGTATGATGTATAAATGTAAAAGTAAAAGAACATTATAGCAGAAGAGTAAGATGAACAAACCAAAGATAAAAACATCAAGGCTTTTATTTGGCATGAACTCGTATAAAAGCAGCTTTTCCTCTCCCTCAAAGCCGCATGCCAAGAGCCGCACCAGGTTTTTATGTTGAAGTTTTGCAATGGTTACCACCTCATTTTTTAACTCCTCTAAGCCTTGCCATGACTTCTTCGACAGTCTTTTGACGGCAACTTCTTTCCCATCTGGTAGCAAACCCTGAAAGAATATTGACAAAATCAGATGACAACATACATTTTTCGGCCTATAATTGAATCAATACTATTGTATAATTAAGCCTACTTAGAAACATAATACATTTATCATTACCTTGTAAACAGTACCAAACCCACCTTGTCCAAGCTTGTTTAAATCCGAAAAGTCATTCGTAGCTATCTTTATAGCAGCTAGATCCATGAAGGCCAGCTCTTCAGAAATTATGAACATCCCTTCTTCTGTGATTGTGACTCCAGTGGGGCTTGCCAAATCTTGTAATAGTACTTGCTCGCTTTTTTCTtcatctgcaaaaaaaaaacatcattaGTAAATCTTACAAGGCAATCCTCAAAATTCAgaataattttttagttttgatATATGTACCTTTGACATCCTCTGATCCCTTTTTGCGCCGGAGATGGACAGTACAAAATACAATGGCTGCTAACAGTAAGATGGATGCAGATACAAGTATAACCACCTTCCAATTCTTCCATCTATCCGCTGCTTTTTAATAGAAAGAATTTCCTTGAGCCACAATGTGCATGCAGTGCACAGATAATTAATTCACAAAAGAAAACTTTCATGCCACTAACCTTTGGACTGTGGATAGATTAACAAAGAATTTGACGTGTCGTTAAAAAAGGGGAACAGTTCAAATCTCACATTGCAATTCCTACTGACAACAGTTCCACCTTGTTGAGAAGAGCAACATCCCAAAAGATCTGTGAGAGCAGAATTCAAACAGCTATGGCAGTCACTTGCAGAAATGTCTCTAGTGCACTGCTGTAAGCCATAAATTGTATCCTTTCccgaaaatttaattttcccaGTTGCAAACATATGCTTAGAAGGACTAAACGCAGCTGCTCCAGAGAGGTTTATCATTAAATAGGTCAATACATCATTGAAATGGTGTGGATTTGATACGTTCTTCTCCTGACTATCCTTGTCCAGATACTTTCCAGTGTAAACCATTAGTTGAAAGAACATCTGGTAAGAATATCGAACTTGACATAGCTCGTACCAAATCATTGCATCTGTTGCATTGCAACTCTTGAAGATTTCCTGCCTTGCTTCATCGACACAGTTTTGGCAAACCGTGGAGTTGACATCCCATCTACAAAGTGCTTGTCCATAGACTATGTCAAGTCCATCTCCTACCGTATCGTTGTAGAAACCTCCTGCGATGGAAGTGTTGGAAGATAATGACTCAAGTAGCCGCTCGAGATTGCTTTCAAATTGGCTATTTCTGGCATCAGGTGAACAAAAAATTGATAGGGGATCTGTGGCAGAAAGGGCAGCTGGCATCAACAGCGAAATAATTGCAAAAAGCATTACAGGAAGTTTATCTTTATCCATTTTCTAGATAAGGGTTCACAGTGAAGACAGAATTAGGACAATGGCAAGAAACACTTTGATGATTTATTTTGATGACTTTTCAGTTTTGACATCGAAGTTCCTGCTACTAGTTTTCATCTGGTTAACCGTTGATTACACCACAGAAACTTCGATCCTTGCTGATCAAAGACGCAAGCCAGCTGAATAAAGTCATGATCTGCAGGTTGATAAAGACCAAGAATAGCAAATGGTATTCAAATGATTTGATTAATTGTTGATTAATTAATCAAGGACTTTGCAGATTAGTCACATATAAGGCATGCTTAAAATACTTGCTTAAAAGTATAAGTCTAACTATTTGTTTGACCATTCTACTTGAAGGGAGCGGCCATGGAATTActagtacaacaacaacaacaaagccttttcccactaagtggggtcggctatatgaatcctagaacgccattgcgctcggttttgtgtcatgccctccgttagatccaagtactctaagtcttttcttagagtctcttccaaagttttcctaggtcttcctctaccccttcggccctgaacctctgtcccgtagtcacatcttcgaaccggagcgtcagtcggccttctttgcacatgtccaaatcaccagagccgattttctctcatctttcctacaatttcggctactcctactttacctcggatatcctcattcccaatcttatcctttctcgtgtgcccacacatcccacgaagcatcctcatctccgctacacccattttgtgtacgtgttgatgcttcaccacccaacattctctgccatacaacatcgctggccttattgccgtcctataaaattttcccttgagcttcagtggcctacgacggtcacacaacacgccggatgcactctttccatccagctcgtattctatggttgagatctccatctaattctccgttctcttgcaagatagatcctaggtaacgaaaacggtcgctttttgtgatcttcgctagattgctccggtcattagtgtggataagtatataaatggatagagataggaaagcaaacacaagatgtacgtggttcacccagattggctacgcccacggaatagaagagttctcattaattgtgaagggtttacacaagtacataggttcaagctctcctttagtgagtacgagtgaatgatttagtacaaatgacattaggaaatattgtgggataatgatctcgtaatcacgaaacttctaagtatcggagtgtggtgtcgtcttgacttgccttatctgtctcataggtagatgtggcatcttctctggaagtactcttcctccatccaagggtggtatctttaactggtggagatgcacaaggtaatgtatcaatttcacttgaagcttacttgtagtttcaggcttggtcaagcgcgatacaaaccatgtagtaggagtcccccaagtcgccgagctagggggtctgctgaaagaggtgacagacaaggtaagcaatcagagctccgactgattgttcaccttctccccatcttgcagcagcatgaaggataaagagaagaaaattgagaagagatgatatgagatacttttgcttttgaagaagtaactttccacaggcttattcttgaactgagctggagggttttctggtttcctccagagtataaggccgactgaagaatttgagggtcaaaacaagtccatcaaatctagagtacgttccaccctgctgatatgggatacttttgcttttgacagagtaatggatgtatcggcacgtgtgctgttacgcttgtctccacatgcttccttgtatccttcgcacttgccctatctgttcctcaagcagatgcggaatcttcctggaaacataagatgatgaagatgagtactcgagagcaatgccaggtaagtaatcaggtaaggggttccaggcagtcagttcctggctggaagcttgattccaagtactgactgattgctctctttctccttgtcttgcaggtaaaaacaaggccaaaagaaaaaacagggaaaaagcatgatatgggatactcttgcttttaaccctgatgatatgagatattcttgctctagtatagcttgtttgcagaggtattatcggggggaaagaaagctgaatatttcgaaaggctttgttgggagtgccctctcagatatgatgaagggttgagcatttttgcaggtctgcctgtccgttggggatggaggtcgacatatataggagtctccctaacaacaagtagtaatgctattcctttaccctgcttggtcatagcacggtagtgggagctgccagtttcacatgttttaactctgtcagagcactttgaaaaagtggtctgtggtatctggctctcgagattcggagaacgatgcctcttcgatttttgagaaagcaatcatgctgggggtctgactctcgagattcggagagcagtgtctcttcgatttttgaggaagtaatcatgttgggagtctggctctcgagattcggaaggcggtgcctcttcgattttggagcaagcaatcttgttgggagtgttgtctcgaatgtgagtaaaggttggacatgtttgctagtctaccttgccacgaagcacaaaggttgacacacagggactttccaattatccagcaatggtactgttcctttaccctctcttcgattttgagaaagtagtcatgttgggagtctggctctcgagattcggaagacggtgcctcttcgattttggagcaagcaatcttgttgggactgttttctcgaatgtgagtaaaggttgggcatgtttgctagtctaccttgccacgaagcacagaggttgacacacagggactttccaattatccagcagtggtactgttcttttacccttgtgggtaataatatggtagctagaccttcaaaatttatgtgtctaaactttgttagtgctgtttctttgctattcttttacctttcttggtcagagcgatgtagtgggagctgcaagcttcacgtgctcaactttggcagagaactttggcaaagtgatctgtggtacccatgagttattgttgcgtgtgggaagtgggtgattgaacagtaagattcatgtgctttctacttcaccagaagtcttcgacaaaatgcccataatttctgcaaagctgagtgtgcgtgtgacaggtgctgacaaggctagaaaagtaggtgcctcttcgatttctgagatcggccctcgtggtctctgagcagcccagcttttgagaaagcgagcgcctcttcgattgattcggagaacggtgcctcaccgatttttgagaaagcaatcatgctgggggtctggctctcgagattcggggagcagtgtctcttcgatttttgagaaagtaatcatgttgggagagtggctctcgagattcggagggtggtgcctcttcgattttggagcaagcaatcttgttgggagtgttttctcgaatgtgagtaaaggttgggcatgtttgctagtctaccttgccacgaagcacagaggttgacacacagggactttccaattatccagcaatggtactgttcctttacccgctcttcgatttttaagaaagtagtcatgttaggagtctggctctttagattcggaggacggtgcctcttcgattttggagcaagcaatcttattgggagtgttttctcgaatgtgagtaaaggttgggcatgtttgctagtctaccttgccacgaagcacagaggttgacatacatggactttccaattatccagcagtggtactgttcctttacccttgtgggtaataatatggtagctagaccttcaaaatttatgggtctaaactttgttagtgctgtttctttgctattcttttacccttcttggtcagagcgatgtagtgggagctgcaagcttcacgtgctcaactttggcagagaactttggcaaagttatctgtggtacccatgagctattgttgcgtgtgggaagtgggtgattgaacagtaagattcatgtgttttctacttccccagaagtctttgacagaatgcccataatttccgcaaagctgagtgtgcgtgtgacaggtgctgacaaggctggaaaagtaggtgcctcttcgatttctgagatcggccctcgtggtctttagggagcccagcttttgagaaagcgagcgcctcttcgatttctgagatcggccttcgtggtctttgagcagcccaacttttgagaaagcaaacggctcttcgatttctgagatcaaccctcgtgatctctaagcagcccaacttttgagaaagcaaacgcctcttcgatttctgagcaggcgcctctttgatttctgaagctccgtcgagtgcagatttttatagaggctggcattaagttccaaagcacacttgaatctccaccagtagaagcttcattcttgcacttctaatatcttgatttgtccgacctcttctctcttcaacacctttgaaaatgtctggcccctccgaccgtcgttttgacttgaaccttgttgaagaggcagccccgccttctccagacaacatatggcgcccatccttcgtctccccaactggtcctcttaccgttggggattccgtgatgaagaatgatatgaccgctgcggtggtggccaggaaccttctcactcccaaagataacagactactttccaaacggtctgatgagttagctgttaaggattcgctggctctcagtgttcagtgtgcaggttctgtgtctaatatggcccaacgcctatttgctcgaacccgccaagttgaatcattggcggctgaaatgatgagtctcaaacaggagattagagggctcaagcatgagaataaacagttgcaccggctcgcacatgactatgctacaaacatgaagaggaagcttgaccagatgaaggaaactgatggtcaggttttacttgatcatcagagatttgtgggtttgttccaaaggcatttattgccttcgtcttctggggctgtaccgcgtaatgaagctccaaatgatcaacctctgatgcctcctcctcctagggttctgtccagtactgaggctccaaatgatccccctccggtgccttctctttctggggctctaccgactgctgagacttctcctaagcaacctttgtgaaggctccctcttgtgtgtttattttgactcatgtatatgtacatatttgtagcttatcggggatatcaataaataagctttcctttatttcaacgtattgtgttaaatacaccaaagccttcttcgctaagttctttga
Encoded proteins:
- the LOC126585185 gene encoding cysteine-rich receptor-like protein kinase 44 isoform X2, whose translation is MDKDKLPVMLFAIISLLMPAALSATDPLSIFCSPDARNSQFESNLERLLESLSSNTSIAGGFYNDTVGDGLDIVYGQALCRWDVNSTVCQNCVDEARQEIFKSCNATDAMIWYELCQVRYSYQMFFQLMVYTGKYLDKDSQEKNVSNPHHFNDVLTYLMINLSGAAAFSPSKHMFATGKIKFSGKDTIYGLQQCTRDISASDCHSCLNSALTDLLGCCSSQQGGTVVSRNCNVRFELFPFFNDTSNSLLIYPQSKADRWKNWKVVILVSASILLLAAIVFCTVHLRRKKGSEDVKDEEKSEQVLLQDLASPTGVTITEEGMFIISEELAFMDLAAIKIATNDFSDLNKLGQGGFGTVYKGLLPDGKEVAVKRLSKKSWQGLEELKNEVVTIAKLQHKNLVRLLACGFEGEEKLLLYEFMPNKSLDVFIFDLERRAELNWKIYYNIIDGIARGLLYLHEDSRLKIIHRDLKPSNVLLDYEMVAKISDFGMARIFCESQNTANTKRVVGTLGYMAPEYAMEGLFSVKSDVFSFGVILLEIISGKRNSGFYLTEHAKTLLAYAWRLWKDGKQLEFIEPLLMETCPTAEGLKCMHIGLLCVQEDPAERPTMSTVVVLLGSESIDLPEPKQPAIFAVRRVAPINESTTDPASNGLTLSIISPR
- the LOC126585185 gene encoding cysteine-rich receptor-like protein kinase 44 isoform X1; the protein is MDKDKLPVMLFAIISLLMPAALSATDPLSIFCSPDARNSQFESNLERLLESLSSNTSIAGGFYNDTVGDGLDIVYGQALCRWDVNSTVCQNCVDEARQEIFKSCNATDAMIWYELCQVRYSYQMFFQLMVYTGKYLDKDSQEKNVSNPHHFNDVLTYLMINLSGAAAFSPSKHMFATGKIKFSGKDTIYGLQQCTRDISASDCHSCLNSALTDLLGCCSSQQGGTVVSRNCNVRFELFPFFNDTSNSLLIYPQSKAADRWKNWKVVILVSASILLLAAIVFCTVHLRRKKGSEDVKDEEKSEQVLLQDLASPTGVTITEEGMFIISEELAFMDLAAIKIATNDFSDLNKLGQGGFGTVYKGLLPDGKEVAVKRLSKKSWQGLEELKNEVVTIAKLQHKNLVRLLACGFEGEEKLLLYEFMPNKSLDVFIFDLERRAELNWKIYYNIIDGIARGLLYLHEDSRLKIIHRDLKPSNVLLDYEMVAKISDFGMARIFCESQNTANTKRVVGTLGYMAPEYAMEGLFSVKSDVFSFGVILLEIISGKRNSGFYLTEHAKTLLAYAWRLWKDGKQLEFIEPLLMETCPTAEGLKCMHIGLLCVQEDPAERPTMSTVVVLLGSESIDLPEPKQPAIFAVRRVAPINESTTDPASNGLTLSIISPR
- the LOC126585185 gene encoding cysteine-rich receptor-like protein kinase 25 isoform X3; translation: MDKDKLPVMLFAIISLLMPAALSATDPLSIFCSPDARNSQFESNLERLLESLSSNTSIAGGFYNDTVGDGLDIVYGQALCRWDVNSTVCQNCVDEARQEIFKSCNATDAMIWYELCQVRYSYQMFFQLMVYTGKYLDKDSQEKNVSNPHHFNDVLTYLMINLSGAAAFSPSKHMFATGKIKFSGKDTIYGLQQCTRDISASDCHSCLNSALTDLLGCCSSQQGGTVVSRNCNVRFELFPFFNDTSNSLLIYPQSKAADRWKNWKVVILVSASILLLAAIVFCTVHLRRKKGSEDVKDEEKSEQVLLQDLASPTGVTITEEGMFIISEELAFMDLAAIKIATNDFSDLNKLGQGGFGTVYKGLLPDGKEVAVKRLSKKSWQGLEELKNEVVTIAKLQHKNLVRLLACGFEGEEKLLLYEFMPNKSLDVFIFDLERRAELNWKIYYNIIDGIARGLLYLHEDSRLKIIHRDLKPSNVLLDYEMVAKISDFGMARIFCESQNTANTKRVVGTLGYMAPEYAMEGLFSVKSDVFSFGVILLEIISGKRNSGFYLTEHAKTLLAYLK